From a single Rhodothermia bacterium genomic region:
- a CDS encoding DUF4249 family protein: MHHLLRSLFVLLVAFLVLVLNGCDAYEQDKYQKQYVVQGYLVALEPLTPISLSTTVPLNERYGLTDTAVKNAQVEVQLLNDKGQPEKTFLYQADPDSASLYKPIDIVTPVLPSRTYALRVTFPDKPDVITAKTQVPDTMKVMRTNGSTFKYQQQPQFEQLISQSKNPNRQAYFIFSVESLTPSPENLVPFWDPDNGFGGDRKPPKIYASPILNEANYRTPEGNLLVQLPWLTVVYFGRNKVTTTVLDDATYEFFRTQSVQLGGSTLSPGEIPNAVSNIQGGTGVFGSFARASSFMTVIR; this comes from the coding sequence ATGCATCATTTACTCCGATCTCTCTTTGTTCTTTTGGTTGCTTTTCTGGTTCTTGTCCTTAATGGATGCGATGCCTATGAGCAAGATAAATACCAAAAACAATATGTGGTACAAGGGTATTTGGTGGCACTTGAGCCACTGACGCCCATTTCCCTCTCGACGACCGTGCCGCTCAACGAACGTTATGGTCTAACCGATACTGCCGTGAAAAATGCTCAAGTGGAGGTTCAGCTTTTGAATGACAAAGGGCAGCCAGAAAAAACATTTCTTTATCAGGCCGACCCCGACTCGGCGAGCCTATATAAACCAATAGATATCGTAACACCTGTTTTACCGAGCCGAACCTATGCCTTGCGTGTTACATTTCCGGATAAACCAGACGTGATTACGGCCAAAACCCAAGTGCCAGACACCATGAAGGTGATGCGAACCAATGGTAGCACCTTCAAATATCAACAACAACCACAATTTGAACAACTCATTAGCCAAAGTAAAAACCCGAACCGACAAGCCTATTTTATTTTTTCGGTAGAGAGCTTAACGCCATCGCCGGAGAATTTAGTGCCGTTTTGGGATCCTGATAATGGATTTGGGGGAGATCGTAAACCGCCAAAAATTTACGCCTCACCCATTTTGAATGAGGCTAATTATCGCACACCGGAAGGCAATTTGTTGGTACAACTGCCTTGGTTGACGGTCGTTTATTTTGGAAGAAACAAGGTGACAACAACCGTTTTGGATGATGCAACCTACGAGTTCTTCCGTACACAGTCCGTTCAGTTGGGTGGTTCTACGTTGTCTCCCGGAGAAATTCCGAATGCGGTGAGCAATATTCAAGGTGGAACTGGGGTATTTGGTAGCTTCGCGCGCGCCTCATCCTTTATGACCGTCATTCGATAG
- a CDS encoding HlyC/CorC family transporter produces the protein MLTELIIIGVLILINGVFSMSEIAVVQARKARLEAAAKREIRGASQALKLAAEPTRFLSSVQIGITLVGILNGFFSGGEITVFIKNTLKGLHVPYAEAAAIGIVVIAITFLSLVFGELLPKRIGMSNPENIARLVAGPMTTVSKITAPFIWLLTATTELFIRLFGIKTDGAAVTEEEIKAIVGEGATAGTIEAIEQDIVENVFHLGDKRVGSLMTHRSDLVWLDLTDDWPTIRSILVDEQHDVYPICEESLDRVLGLIHLKDLVVALTENTQPDLRKIIRPAIFFPENVRAWKVLERFREEKTHQGFVVDEFGQLLGLVTMDDIFEALFGDLIPKEDDDQEDDWIVKRDGQSWLVDARLPYDDFLREFDIIDDQYRHGEFYTISGFVLQKLRRLPKVGDTFEWRNYRFEIVDMDNNRVDKLMISEVAEN, from the coding sequence ATGCTAACCGAGCTGATCATTATTGGGGTCTTAATCCTCATCAACGGTGTTTTTTCCATGTCCGAGATCGCCGTCGTCCAAGCGAGAAAAGCACGATTGGAGGCCGCCGCTAAGCGCGAAATACGTGGCGCCTCTCAAGCCCTGAAATTAGCAGCAGAGCCAACGCGCTTCTTATCTAGTGTCCAAATTGGCATTACCTTGGTGGGGATCCTGAACGGTTTTTTTAGTGGCGGCGAGATTACCGTCTTTATCAAGAATACCTTAAAAGGGCTTCATGTGCCCTATGCCGAGGCCGCTGCAATAGGTATTGTTGTGATTGCGATTACATTCCTTTCATTGGTCTTTGGGGAATTATTGCCAAAACGGATCGGAATGTCCAACCCAGAAAACATTGCACGGTTAGTGGCCGGGCCGATGACTACCGTCTCCAAAATAACCGCACCTTTTATTTGGCTTTTGACAGCAACGACCGAGTTGTTTATCCGCCTGTTCGGTATTAAAACAGATGGGGCTGCGGTTACTGAAGAAGAAATAAAAGCCATCGTCGGAGAAGGGGCAACCGCCGGAACCATCGAGGCGATCGAGCAGGACATTGTTGAAAATGTGTTCCATTTGGGTGATAAACGTGTAGGCTCCCTAATGACCCACCGTTCTGATCTCGTTTGGTTAGACCTTACCGACGATTGGCCTACCATCAGGAGTATTCTTGTGGATGAGCAACACGATGTATATCCCATCTGCGAAGAATCTTTAGACCGTGTGCTGGGTCTGATTCATTTAAAAGATTTGGTGGTGGCTTTAACGGAAAATACCCAACCAGACCTCCGGAAAATCATTCGACCAGCTATTTTCTTCCCTGAAAACGTGCGTGCATGGAAGGTTCTGGAGCGCTTTCGTGAGGAGAAAACACATCAAGGATTTGTGGTTGATGAGTTTGGTCAACTGTTAGGCTTGGTGACGATGGACGATATCTTCGAGGCACTTTTTGGCGACCTTATCCCAAAAGAGGACGACGATCAGGAGGACGATTGGATTGTAAAACGTGACGGACAATCTTGGTTGGTAGATGCACGCTTGCCTTACGACGACTTCCTCCGCGAGTTTGATATTATAGATGACCAATACCGTCACGGCGAGTTCTATACCATCAGTGGGTTCGTTTTACAAAAACTACGCCGCCTTCCCAAAGTTGGTGATACTTTCGAGTGGCGTAATTATCGCTTTGAAATTGTGGACATGGACAATAACCGAGTGGATAAGTTGATGATCTCGGAAGTGGCGGAAAATTAA
- a CDS encoding HAMP domain-containing histidine kinase, with the protein MKQEVTANKQPLIDQSLLPALLKAMDTAVFERRKLGNFVLVSEIPEWFTRLFPNFEQYLQNHQLGQLSPVLENFLIDAERLWQTHTHQQLHSGVWEEADEQEDDYFLEATALFVQNRRVLMIRSMGSSYAERHNLLQKAREHTLEYRRVRDEMEQKDVLLHTIVHDMSGPLAGLKGYLDLLGKENLSPNGREFIEICQRQAARLDKLVLEILDSFAAELDSGAFAAPTTAEAPDMLATTLDVIKSVLSTALLNKVNLLLDPKTDHSANWKVAADKLRLERVLFNLIGNALWHSSEAGTVLVRLADLGKSIRVEVLDEGPGIRPDLIDVVFQKFQQGKERRGKLGLGLYFCKITIEHWGGKIGYQPREGGGSIFWFELPRPMLA; encoded by the coding sequence ATGAAACAAGAAGTAACTGCAAATAAACAGCCTTTGATAGACCAATCCTTGCTTCCAGCCCTGCTCAAAGCAATGGATACCGCTGTTTTTGAACGTCGCAAATTAGGTAATTTTGTCCTCGTAAGCGAAATTCCGGAATGGTTTACACGTTTATTTCCCAATTTTGAACAGTATTTACAGAACCATCAATTAGGCCAGCTCTCTCCAGTCTTAGAAAACTTCCTGATTGATGCAGAACGGCTTTGGCAAACCCATACCCACCAACAATTACACTCTGGGGTATGGGAAGAAGCAGATGAGCAAGAGGATGATTATTTTTTAGAAGCAACGGCTTTGTTTGTCCAAAACCGAAGGGTACTTATGATTCGCTCAATGGGGAGCAGTTATGCAGAAAGACACAATTTACTTCAGAAAGCACGGGAACACACCCTCGAATACCGCCGCGTGCGTGACGAGATGGAGCAAAAAGACGTATTATTACATACGATTGTTCATGATATGTCTGGCCCATTAGCGGGATTAAAAGGGTATTTGGATTTATTAGGCAAAGAGAACCTAAGCCCCAATGGCCGTGAATTTATCGAAATCTGCCAGCGACAAGCCGCCCGTCTTGATAAATTGGTGTTAGAGATTTTAGATTCATTTGCTGCAGAGCTTGATTCGGGCGCTTTTGCCGCACCCACTACTGCCGAAGCACCCGACATGTTGGCAACCACATTAGACGTCATCAAGTCTGTACTTTCTACGGCACTACTCAACAAGGTCAATCTGTTGTTAGATCCCAAAACGGATCATAGCGCCAACTGGAAGGTGGCTGCGGACAAACTGCGCTTAGAACGTGTTCTGTTCAACCTGATAGGAAATGCCCTCTGGCACAGCAGTGAAGCCGGAACGGTACTCGTTCGTTTAGCGGATTTGGGCAAGTCCATTCGGGTTGAGGTTTTGGATGAAGGCCCCGGCATCCGACCAGACTTGATAGATGTGGTCTTCCAGAAGTTTCAACAAGGCAAAGAGCGCCGTGGGAAACTAGGACTGGGCCTCTATTTCTGTAAAATCACCATAGAGCATTGGGGCGGAAAAATTGGCTATCAGCCACGAGAAGGTGGTGGTTCCATTTTCTGGTTCGAGCTTCCACGTCCCATGCTCGCCTGA
- the lpdA gene encoding dihydrolipoyl dehydrogenase, whose amino-acid sequence MAQNKYDVVVIGSGPGGYECAIRASQLGLKTAIVEKNKLGGVCLNVGCIPTKALLKSAEVLDYTKHMADFGIEFSGTIGINFPKVISRSRGVADKMNKGVEFLMKKNKIDVLYGHGTIEAVGQISVRPSVNMDGKEQGTPQTVEAAHIIIATGARTRILPNLPIDGKKIIGSTEALMQTEQPKKLLIVGAGAIGVEFAYFYNQMGTEVTIVEMMDRLVPVEDADVSKELERNFKKQGIGLLTNAVVESVDTSGVGCKVHIKTKKGVEVLEVDQVLSAVGVQPNTENLGLEKLGIQMERGWIVARRDDASYVTNVPGIYAIGDINGPPWLAHAASHEGVLCVEKIAGKHPESFDYGNIPGCTYCQPQIASVGYTEAKAKEAGYEVKVGKFPFTASGKASAIGHNEGFVKIIFDAKYGEILGCHIIGVDATEMIAEIVTARKAEATYHEVQEAVHPHPTLSEAIMEAARAAYGHAINM is encoded by the coding sequence ATGGCTCAGAACAAATATGACGTCGTGGTAATCGGCTCTGGTCCGGGTGGCTACGAATGTGCGATTCGGGCTTCTCAATTAGGGCTTAAGACCGCCATTGTCGAAAAAAACAAATTGGGTGGTGTTTGCCTAAACGTGGGTTGCATCCCCACCAAAGCCCTCTTAAAGTCTGCTGAAGTATTGGATTATACCAAACATATGGCGGATTTTGGGATCGAATTTTCGGGAACCATCGGGATTAACTTCCCAAAAGTTATCTCTCGCAGCCGTGGTGTGGCAGATAAGATGAACAAAGGCGTCGAGTTTCTGATGAAGAAAAATAAAATAGACGTTCTTTATGGGCACGGAACCATCGAGGCTGTTGGTCAAATTTCAGTAAGGCCTTCCGTAAATATGGATGGCAAAGAACAAGGAACGCCTCAAACCGTAGAAGCGGCCCATATCATCATTGCAACGGGCGCCCGTACCCGTATTTTGCCAAATTTGCCCATTGACGGCAAAAAAATCATTGGTTCTACCGAGGCATTGATGCAAACCGAGCAACCCAAGAAGCTCTTAATTGTGGGAGCTGGTGCGATTGGGGTGGAGTTTGCCTATTTCTACAACCAAATGGGTACGGAAGTCACCATTGTAGAAATGATGGATCGTTTGGTTCCGGTTGAGGATGCCGATGTTTCTAAGGAGTTGGAGCGCAATTTCAAAAAACAAGGCATTGGCCTGCTGACAAACGCCGTGGTAGAATCGGTGGATACGAGTGGTGTAGGTTGTAAAGTACACATCAAAACTAAAAAAGGTGTGGAAGTGCTTGAGGTAGATCAGGTGCTTTCTGCGGTGGGAGTACAACCTAATACTGAGAATCTCGGCTTAGAAAAATTGGGCATTCAAATGGAGCGTGGCTGGATCGTTGCACGTCGTGACGATGCTTCTTATGTAACCAATGTACCGGGGATTTATGCAATTGGTGATATCAACGGACCACCTTGGTTGGCACATGCGGCTTCGCACGAGGGTGTTTTGTGTGTAGAAAAAATTGCAGGCAAACATCCGGAGTCGTTCGATTATGGGAATATTCCGGGCTGTACCTACTGCCAACCACAAATCGCCTCTGTTGGATATACCGAAGCGAAAGCAAAAGAGGCGGGATATGAGGTTAAGGTAGGCAAATTCCCCTTTACCGCTTCAGGAAAAGCCTCTGCTATTGGGCACAACGAAGGATTTGTAAAAATTATTTTTGATGCCAAATATGGTGAAATTTTGGGATGCCACATCATTGGGGTGGATGCCACCGAGATGATTGCAGAAATTGTGACTGCACGTAAGGCCGAAGCCACCTACCACGAGGTACAAGAAGCCGTTCATCCACATCCCACACTTTCCGAAGCCATTATGGAGGCTGCCCGTGCCGCTTATGGCCATGCCATCAATATGTGA
- a CDS encoding rhomboid family intramembrane serine protease — translation MQTFFLSSPVTFNLLMLNILVSVLAFTAQPQLIEKWGMKPYEVARHKEWYRFVTSGFLHGSWMHLLFNMITLWSFGPYMEEVLGSIGFLIVYFGSELAANALTYYKYKNKTSYNAVGASGAISGLLLGFVLFEPFRMMIVMFFPMPAILFAVLYIGASIYAAKSDTHANWGNIAHEAHLGGAIGGLLLTILVKPVSLLIFINEIAQFLRLV, via the coding sequence TTGCAAACGTTTTTTCTTTCTTCTCCGGTTACGTTTAACCTTTTGATGCTCAACATCTTGGTAAGCGTTCTTGCCTTTACCGCACAACCGCAACTGATCGAAAAATGGGGCATGAAGCCCTATGAAGTAGCGCGTCATAAAGAGTGGTACCGATTTGTTACCAGTGGGTTCTTGCATGGAAGTTGGATGCATCTTTTATTTAATATGATTACCCTCTGGTCGTTCGGGCCATACATGGAGGAAGTGCTGGGGAGCATTGGTTTCTTAATTGTGTACTTCGGCTCCGAGTTGGCAGCAAATGCACTGACCTATTATAAATACAAGAACAAGACATCGTACAATGCGGTGGGTGCATCTGGAGCCATTTCTGGCTTATTGTTGGGGTTTGTGCTCTTCGAGCCATTCCGGATGATGATTGTCATGTTTTTTCCCATGCCTGCCATTCTTTTTGCGGTGCTTTATATTGGAGCCTCTATTTATGCGGCCAAGTCTGATACACATGCCAACTGGGGCAATATTGCACACGAAGCACACTTGGGCGGTGCTATTGGCGGTCTTCTTCTGACAATTTTGGTGAAACCCGTCTCACTCCTAATCTTTATTAATGAAATAGCACAATTTTTGAGGTTGGTCTGA
- a CDS encoding aminoacyl-tRNA hydrolase: MGHRLIVGLGNPGTTYLHTRHNIGFMVIDAIAEKTKSTIASSDIARLAPFFGQQSVAIEAEAKFKGYPFYLLKPLTYMNLSGSAVKKAANKHGIPTENILVIYDDIALPVGGIRIRPSGSAGGHNGLQDIIDALGTDAIPRLRFGIGNAFERGEQSNYVLSPFEEAELTVVKASIKTAMDASLAFVREGLHVAMNRYNRKGGA; encoded by the coding sequence ATGGGACATCGGTTAATTGTAGGCTTAGGTAATCCGGGCACCACCTACCTCCATACCCGTCATAACATTGGCTTTATGGTGATAGACGCCATTGCCGAAAAAACCAAATCAACGATCGCTTCGTCCGACATTGCCCGATTAGCTCCTTTTTTTGGTCAACAATCCGTTGCCATCGAGGCTGAGGCCAAGTTTAAAGGATACCCATTTTATTTGCTTAAACCACTAACGTACATGAACTTAAGTGGATCAGCAGTAAAAAAAGCCGCCAATAAACATGGGATTCCAACGGAGAATATCTTGGTCATTTATGATGATATTGCGCTCCCTGTAGGTGGGATACGGATACGTCCATCTGGAAGTGCGGGAGGACACAATGGCCTACAAGACATTATAGACGCATTGGGAACGGATGCTATCCCACGGTTACGCTTTGGTATTGGCAATGCTTTTGAGCGCGGAGAGCAGTCTAACTACGTTTTATCCCCATTCGAAGAAGCGGAATTAACCGTTGTAAAAGCCTCCATCAAGACAGCCATGGATGCCAGCCTGGCCTTTGTCCGAGAGGGGTTGCATGTAGCGATGAACCGTTATAATCGGAAGGGCGGTGCATAG
- a CDS encoding GTP-binding protein → MIQKKVCMLGSFAVGKTSLVKRFVSSIFSEEYLTTVGVKVDKRLVKVNETEVNLMLWDLHGEDEFQKLRLSYLRGMSGYILVVDGTRKTTLDRAFALQRNTEATFGPMPFILVLNKADLKQEWQIPDDVLEGLRAKGWLIKKTSALTGEGVPEIFESLTERILIEAT, encoded by the coding sequence ATGATACAAAAAAAGGTTTGCATGCTCGGCTCATTTGCCGTCGGTAAAACCAGTCTGGTTAAGCGATTTGTGAGCAGCATCTTCTCCGAAGAGTACCTCACGACGGTGGGTGTAAAAGTGGATAAGCGATTGGTAAAAGTTAATGAAACTGAAGTTAATTTGATGCTTTGGGACTTGCACGGCGAAGATGAGTTCCAAAAACTACGCCTTTCCTATCTCCGAGGTATGTCTGGCTATATTTTGGTGGTGGATGGAACCCGAAAAACGACTTTAGACAGGGCTTTTGCTTTACAACGCAATACGGAAGCTACTTTTGGACCAATGCCTTTTATTTTGGTACTAAACAAGGCCGACCTGAAGCAAGAGTGGCAAATTCCCGATGATGTTCTGGAGGGCTTGCGTGCAAAAGGTTGGCTGATTAAGAAGACGAGCGCACTTACGGGAGAAGGCGTCCCCGAAATCTTTGAATCCTTAACCGAGCGAATCTTGATTGAGGCGACATGA
- a CDS encoding 50S ribosomal protein L25, with protein MEKVILNATPREVGKTASAAERRKGLVPCVLYANGVAPVYFSVTEINLKPLIFTNKKAIAYVEVDGKGYDCIIKQLDNHPTTDRPIHVDFQALIPGSKIRTSVPLHTTGTPKGVVAGGALKKVIFKVNVECDPADLPTYIPVDVSHLEIGKDIRVRELNVPGITFLTDASQSIAKVVTKRAGR; from the coding sequence ATGGAAAAAGTAATTCTAAATGCTACCCCGCGCGAAGTGGGAAAGACCGCCAGTGCTGCCGAGCGCCGCAAGGGATTGGTTCCGTGTGTATTATACGCCAATGGCGTTGCTCCGGTATATTTTTCGGTGACGGAAATTAACCTGAAGCCATTGATCTTTACCAACAAAAAAGCCATTGCCTACGTGGAAGTAGATGGTAAAGGGTATGACTGCATTATCAAACAACTTGACAATCACCCCACAACCGACCGACCGATCCATGTGGATTTTCAGGCATTGATTCCCGGCAGTAAAATCCGCACCTCCGTTCCTCTCCACACTACGGGTACGCCCAAAGGTGTTGTAGCTGGTGGTGCTTTAAAGAAAGTCATCTTTAAGGTAAATGTTGAATGTGATCCCGCAGATTTGCCTACCTATATTCCAGTAGATGTATCGCATTTGGAAATCGGGAAAGACATTCGGGTTCGGGAATTAAACGTTCCGGGCATTACCTTCCTGACCGATGCCAGTCAGTCTATTGCAAAGGTGGTTACAAAACGGGCTGGCCGCTAA
- a CDS encoding class I SAM-dependent methyltransferase, with translation MAVDHSLTYKNRSFRNIGHRSRLKALEMEVRYLRAQYVFTSLADFGCSNGYLTAHLANWSGVNEVYGYDVEVQHLRDAQSRLPHAQIAFFDLNRAPTPLAVQASLVCCLETLEHTGDLSNALRNVLNSISSTGVALISVPIEIGLIGLGKFILKTLVYRDSLAELPNVTWHRYFMKLLTGQSISVFRDQRTAWSTHLGFDWRDVDDLLQQWGVPYQAKNQGTARIYTIPWNPYLSKIGLSNDGHKG, from the coding sequence ATGGCCGTTGATCACTCGCTCACGTACAAAAATCGCAGTTTTCGCAATATCGGCCATAGGAGCCGTTTAAAGGCTTTAGAGATGGAGGTGCGGTACCTGCGTGCGCAATATGTTTTTACCTCGCTTGCAGATTTTGGTTGTTCAAACGGCTACTTAACAGCACATTTAGCCAACTGGAGTGGCGTTAACGAGGTCTATGGATATGATGTAGAGGTGCAACACCTGCGGGATGCACAATCTCGGTTGCCACATGCTCAAATTGCTTTCTTCGACCTTAACCGTGCGCCCACACCTTTAGCGGTTCAAGCATCGCTAGTATGTTGCTTGGAAACGTTAGAGCACACAGGAGACTTGAGCAATGCGCTCCGCAATGTTTTGAACAGCATTTCATCTACAGGTGTAGCGCTTATCTCCGTTCCCATCGAAATCGGACTGATTGGACTGGGCAAGTTCATCCTCAAAACCTTAGTCTATCGCGACTCGCTTGCGGAATTACCCAATGTAACATGGCATCGTTACTTCATGAAACTCCTAACCGGACAATCCATCTCGGTCTTTCGCGACCAAAGAACCGCTTGGAGTACCCATTTGGGATTTGATTGGCGCGATGTTGACGATTTACTCCAGCAGTGGGGCGTCCCATATCAGGCAAAAAATCAGGGAACGGCGCGGATCTACACCATTCCCTGGAACCCTTATCTCTCAAAGATTGGCCTATCGAATGACGGTCATAAAGGATGA
- a CDS encoding ribose-phosphate pyrophosphokinase — protein sequence MLHHYDFRPISIFAGRSNPVLAEAIAGYYGQSLGQVTIKEFSDGELYVRYEESIRGRDVFLIQSTNPPASNWLELLLMIDAARRASADRITVVIPYFGYARQERKDQPRVSIAAKLMANMLTTAGADRILTMDLHAPQIQGFFDIPVDHLYGSAVFVEAIRKLNIENLLIVAPDMGSIKRARAYSSKLGCGLAVIDKRRAQANQSEVMSIIGDVKGKNVILVDDMADTAGTLVNAAVALHERGALEIRAACTHGVFSGPALERIANSDLIEFLVTDTIYHDPATLHKKITTISVASGFADAIRRIYTDDSISTLFTE from the coding sequence ATGCTTCACCACTACGATTTCCGGCCCATTTCAATTTTTGCGGGGCGCTCGAATCCCGTTCTCGCAGAAGCCATTGCGGGCTATTATGGCCAATCACTTGGGCAGGTTACGATCAAAGAATTTTCGGACGGCGAGTTGTATGTCCGCTATGAGGAGTCTATACGTGGTCGCGATGTATTTCTGATACAAAGCACCAATCCACCTGCTTCCAATTGGTTGGAGCTTTTGTTGATGATTGACGCCGCACGCCGTGCCTCGGCAGACCGGATTACAGTGGTCATTCCATACTTCGGGTATGCAAGACAAGAAAGGAAAGACCAGCCCCGTGTTTCGATTGCTGCCAAATTGATGGCGAATATGCTTACTACCGCAGGCGCCGATCGGATCCTAACCATGGATTTACATGCGCCGCAAATTCAGGGGTTCTTTGATATTCCGGTAGATCACTTGTATGGCTCTGCTGTTTTTGTAGAGGCTATACGAAAGTTAAACATCGAAAATCTATTGATTGTTGCCCCAGACATGGGCTCCATCAAACGGGCAAGGGCTTATTCGTCCAAACTTGGGTGTGGCTTGGCGGTGATAGACAAAAGGCGGGCGCAGGCCAACCAATCCGAGGTGATGAGTATTATTGGGGACGTGAAGGGGAAGAATGTCATCTTGGTGGATGATATGGCGGATACCGCTGGAACGCTGGTTAATGCCGCTGTTGCCTTGCACGAACGTGGCGCATTGGAAATTAGGGCGGCCTGTACGCATGGTGTTTTCTCTGGCCCTGCCCTTGAACGGATTGCAAATTCCGATCTGATTGAGTTTTTGGTTACCGATACGATTTACCACGACCCGGCAACTTTGCACAAGAAAATAACGACTATAAGCGTTGCCTCTGGATTCGCGGATGCCATCCGTCGAATCTATACGGATGACTCGATCTCCACCCTATTCACAGAATAA
- a CDS encoding NifU family protein, whose translation MLTYNDPALFKKVEDALELIRPYLKADGGSVRISDITPEMVVELELLGACESCPMSLMTLRAGIEQTIKNAVPQINRVEAVNVATAL comes from the coding sequence ATGCTCACCTATAACGATCCGGCTTTGTTTAAGAAAGTGGAAGACGCGCTTGAACTTATCCGCCCATACTTAAAAGCAGATGGCGGTTCTGTTCGTATCTCCGACATTACACCGGAAATGGTGGTAGAGTTAGAATTACTGGGGGCGTGCGAGTCGTGCCCGATGAGCCTCATGACCTTGCGTGCAGGTATTGAGCAGACCATCAAAAATGCCGTTCCACAGATTAATCGGGTGGAGGCGGTTAACGTAGCAACAGCGTTATAA